The following coding sequences lie in one Mycobacterium gordonae genomic window:
- a CDS encoding SAM-dependent methyltransferase: MVRTDRDRWDLATSVGATATMIAAQRALASDPAYALIDDPFAAPLVRAVGIDVYTRLVNGQIPVEDDSEFDPQRMARGMACRTRFYDEFFLDATRGGIGQAVILASGLDARAYRLPWPAGTVVYEVDMPEVIEFKTLTLSDLGAEPTAERRTVAIDLRDDWASALRAAGFDTQAPSAWSAEGLLVYLPDDAQGALFDNITTMSAPGSRLAFEFVPDTRIFQDERWRAHHDRMAELGFEIDFNDLVYHGERSHILEHLTHAGWHTSPQTVKELHAANGFDYPDDELAEAFADVTYTSAVLQP, encoded by the coding sequence CTGGTGCGTACCGATCGGGATCGCTGGGATCTTGCGACGAGCGTCGGTGCGACGGCGACCATGATCGCCGCCCAGCGCGCGCTGGCCTCCGATCCCGCATACGCGCTGATCGACGATCCGTTCGCGGCGCCGTTGGTGCGCGCGGTCGGCATCGACGTTTACACCCGCCTGGTCAACGGGCAGATCCCGGTCGAGGACGACTCCGAGTTCGACCCGCAGCGGATGGCTCGGGGCATGGCCTGCCGAACCAGGTTCTACGACGAATTTTTCCTGGACGCCACCCGCGGCGGGATCGGTCAGGCGGTCATCCTGGCATCGGGTCTGGATGCGCGTGCCTATCGCCTGCCGTGGCCGGCTGGCACCGTCGTGTATGAGGTCGACATGCCCGAGGTGATCGAGTTCAAGACGCTGACGCTGAGCGACCTGGGCGCGGAGCCGACCGCCGAGCGCCGGACGGTCGCCATCGACCTACGTGACGACTGGGCGTCGGCCCTGCGGGCGGCCGGATTCGACACACAGGCGCCGTCGGCATGGAGTGCCGAGGGCCTGCTGGTCTATCTGCCGGACGACGCCCAGGGCGCGTTGTTCGACAACATCACCACGATGAGCGCGCCCGGTAGCCGGCTGGCGTTCGAGTTCGTCCCCGACACCCGGATATTCCAGGACGAGCGGTGGCGCGCACACCACGACCGGATGGCCGAACTCGGCTTCGAGATCGACTTCAACGATCTGGTCTACCACGGCGAGCGCAGCCACATCCTCGAGCACCTGACGCACGCCGGTTGGCATACCTCGCCGCAAACGGTAAAAGAGCTGCACGCCGCGAACGGCTTCGACTACCCCGATGACGAGCTCGCCGAAGCGTTCGCGGACGTGACATACACCAGCGCGGTGTTGCAGCCCTAG
- a CDS encoding ArsR/SmtB family transcription factor, giving the protein MHADNRSGCLPDDQVGLVVEVFRMLADATRVQVLWSLAKHEMSVNELAEHVGKPAPSVSQHLAKLRMARLVRTRRDGTTIFYSLENDHVRQLVIDAVHNAEHAGPGVPGHHRGDNALKAINK; this is encoded by the coding sequence ATGCACGCAGATAATAGATCAGGATGCCTGCCCGACGATCAGGTCGGACTGGTGGTCGAGGTCTTCCGCATGCTGGCCGACGCCACTCGGGTGCAGGTGTTGTGGTCGCTGGCCAAGCACGAGATGTCGGTCAACGAACTCGCCGAGCACGTGGGCAAGCCGGCGCCCTCCGTGTCCCAGCATCTGGCGAAGTTGCGCATGGCACGTCTGGTCCGCACCCGCCGCGACGGCACCACGATCTTCTACAGCCTGGAGAACGACCACGTGCGCCAGCTCGTCATCGACGCGGTTCACAACGCCGAGCACGCCGGCCCAGGCGTGCCGGGTCACCACCGCGGGGACAACGCCTTGAAGGCGATCAACAAGTAA
- the pstB gene encoding phosphate ABC transporter ATP-binding protein PstB encodes MAKRLDLKEVNIYYGSFHAVADVSLSVLPRSVTAFIGPSGCGKTTVLRTLNRMHEVLPGARVEGSVLLDDEDIYGARIDPVGVRRAIGMVFQRPNPFPAMSIRDNVVAGLKLQGVRNRKVLDETTEHSLRGANLWDEVKDRLDKPGGGLSGGQQQRLCIARAIAVQPDVLLMDEPCSALDPISTMAIEELISELKQEYTIVIVTHNMQQAARVSDQTAFFNLEAVGKPGRLVEIDDTEKIFSNPSQKSTEDYISGRFG; translated from the coding sequence TTGGCCAAACGGTTGGACCTCAAAGAGGTCAACATCTACTACGGGTCGTTCCACGCGGTCGCGGACGTATCGCTGTCGGTGCTGCCGCGCAGCGTGACAGCCTTCATCGGTCCGTCCGGGTGCGGCAAGACCACCGTGCTGCGCACCCTGAACCGGATGCACGAGGTGCTGCCGGGCGCCCGGGTCGAGGGCAGTGTGTTGCTCGACGATGAGGACATCTACGGCGCGCGCATCGACCCCGTCGGTGTGCGAAGGGCCATCGGCATGGTGTTTCAGCGGCCAAATCCCTTCCCCGCCATGTCGATTCGCGACAACGTCGTGGCCGGGCTGAAGCTGCAGGGGGTTCGCAACCGTAAGGTGCTCGACGAGACGACCGAGCACTCGCTGCGCGGGGCCAACCTGTGGGACGAGGTCAAAGACAGGTTGGACAAACCCGGTGGCGGCCTGTCCGGTGGCCAGCAGCAGCGGTTGTGTATCGCGCGCGCCATCGCGGTGCAACCCGACGTGCTGTTGATGGACGAGCCATGCTCGGCCCTGGACCCCATCTCGACCATGGCGATCGAGGAACTGATCAGCGAGCTGAAGCAGGAATACACCATTGTCATCGTCACGCACAACATGCAGCAGGCGGCGCGGGTGAGTGACCAGACGGCGTTCTTCAACTTGGAGGCCGTCGGCAAGCCCGGGCGCCTGGTCGAGATCGACGACACCGAGAAGATTTTCTCCAACCCCAGCCAGAAGTCCACCGAGGACTACATCTCTGGCCGCTTCGGGTAG
- a CDS encoding zinc transporter Slc39a7, whose translation MMSEHSHDEAHAHEHQHGDVQHSHAHTTHDHEHVAHEHTHSHGDGTEHTHEHVHQAGLEEVHSHTH comes from the coding sequence ATGATGTCAGAGCACAGTCACGATGAGGCGCACGCCCACGAACATCAGCACGGCGACGTGCAGCACAGCCACGCCCACACCACTCACGACCACGAGCACGTCGCGCACGAGCACACCCACTCACACGGCGACGGCACCGAACACACGCACGAACACGTACACCAGGCAGGCCTGGAAGAGGTGCACAGCCACACGCACTGA
- the pstA gene encoding phosphate ABC transporter permease PstA: MTSMLDRPLKWRTLGSRGWRRRVANSVATILVTLAMLIALAPLFWLLCSVAVNGFRALTSSTWWTHSQAGTTALNPGGGAYHAIVGTLLLGVACAAISIPIGVLVGIYLVEYGGRSPLARLVTFTVDILAGVPSIVAALFIYAVWVAVLGLPRSQFAVSLALVLMMLPVIARATEEMLRIVPMDLREASYALGIPKWKTIAKVVLPTGRSGILTGILLALARVLGETSPLLILVGYSRAMNFDMFSGFMGSLPGMMYDQTTAGAGTNPVPTDRLWGAALTLILLIAIINIGARVVAKIFTPKKA, encoded by the coding sequence ATGACCTCGATGCTGGACCGCCCGCTGAAATGGCGGACACTCGGCTCGCGCGGATGGCGCCGTCGCGTCGCCAACAGCGTCGCCACCATCCTGGTGACGCTGGCGATGCTGATCGCCTTGGCGCCATTGTTCTGGTTGCTGTGCTCGGTGGCGGTCAACGGATTCCGGGCGCTGACATCGAGTACCTGGTGGACGCATTCCCAGGCGGGTACCACAGCGTTGAATCCCGGTGGCGGTGCCTACCACGCCATCGTCGGCACCCTGCTGCTGGGTGTGGCGTGCGCGGCGATCTCCATCCCGATCGGTGTCCTAGTGGGCATCTACCTGGTGGAATACGGCGGCCGCAGCCCGCTGGCGAGATTGGTCACGTTCACGGTGGACATCCTGGCGGGGGTGCCCTCGATCGTCGCGGCGTTGTTCATCTACGCGGTGTGGGTCGCGGTGTTGGGTCTGCCACGGTCCCAGTTCGCCGTGTCGTTGGCGTTGGTCCTGATGATGCTTCCGGTGATCGCGCGCGCGACCGAAGAGATGCTGCGGATAGTCCCCATGGACCTTCGGGAAGCCAGTTACGCACTTGGGATACCGAAGTGGAAGACCATCGCCAAAGTGGTGCTGCCGACCGGTCGATCGGGCATTCTCACGGGAATTCTGCTGGCGTTGGCCCGGGTTTTAGGTGAGACTTCGCCGCTGCTCATCCTGGTCGGCTATTCACGCGCTATGAACTTCGACATGTTCAGTGGGTTCATGGGGTCGTTGCCCGGCATGATGTATGACCAGACGACCGCTGGCGCCGGCACCAACCCCGTTCCCACAGATCGGCTGTGGGGCGCCGCGCTGACGCTGATCTTGTTGATAGCCATCATCAATATCGGTGCGAGGGTGGTCGCGAAGATCTTCACCCCGAAGAAGGCTTGA
- a CDS encoding TIGR04255 family protein: MLPDVNPAEVQPNAPVALVTLEIRHPATDSLTESASRELKQLLVNDLPIERQAQDVQWGMTAPGQPPQPVADRFVRYSNRENTTAASLKNQAIVVETSAYSNFDTFLDIAMRVVDARSAVSSIVGIERIGLRYVLEIRVPAGVDGRIEWTNWIDESLLGPQRLAPGGLTLTEWQGAAVYREAQPGKSLIVRYGPGVGQALDPSYHLRRVTPAQTGQFFLMDIDSFWTPPTGAIPEYNREALVSTYRDLYAPAQTVFQDMLTPRLKDELLRGQ; encoded by the coding sequence ATGCTTCCCGACGTGAATCCCGCTGAGGTACAACCCAACGCCCCCGTAGCCCTGGTGACGCTGGAGATCCGTCACCCGGCAACAGACTCCCTGACCGAGTCGGCAAGCCGCGAACTCAAGCAGCTGCTGGTCAATGACCTGCCGATCGAACGCCAGGCCCAGGATGTCCAGTGGGGCATGACTGCCCCCGGTCAGCCGCCGCAACCGGTAGCGGATCGCTTCGTCCGCTACTCCAACCGGGAGAACACCACCGCGGCCTCGCTCAAGAACCAGGCGATCGTCGTCGAAACCAGCGCATACAGCAATTTCGACACCTTCCTCGACATCGCTATGCGGGTGGTCGACGCTCGTTCGGCCGTCTCGTCAATCGTGGGCATTGAACGGATCGGTCTGCGCTACGTCCTGGAGATCCGGGTTCCCGCCGGCGTCGACGGCCGGATCGAATGGACCAACTGGATCGACGAAAGCCTGCTCGGACCCCAACGCCTGGCGCCGGGCGGGCTGACCCTGACCGAATGGCAGGGCGCCGCCGTCTACCGCGAAGCCCAGCCGGGTAAGTCACTCATCGTGCGTTACGGACCTGGTGTCGGTCAGGCGCTCGACCCGAGCTACCACCTGCGTCGGGTCACCCCCGCGCAGACCGGACAGTTCTTCCTGATGGACATCGACAGCTTCTGGACCCCGCCCACCGGCGCGATCCCGGAGTACAACCGGGAAGCGCTCGTCTCGACCTACCGGGATCTCTACGCGCCCGCGCAGACGGTCTTCCAGGACATGCTCACGCCCCGACTGAAGGACGAGCTGCTCCGCGGGCAGTAA
- a CDS encoding TetR/AcrR family transcriptional regulator translates to MQAGQRRGRWSGVPLEDRHALRRDTLVTAGVQLLGSEGGPALTVRAVCRQANLTERYFYESFTDREHFVRAVYDDVCTRAMATLTSAKTAREAVEQFVALMVDDPVRGRVLLLAPAVEPVLTRSGAEWMPNFIDLLQHKLSRIVDPVTQKLVATSLIGALTALFTAYLNNQLGATRQQFIDYCVDMLLGTAATYVEQASADITTASAPHD, encoded by the coding sequence GTGCAGGCGGGTCAACGACGGGGGCGGTGGTCGGGCGTCCCCCTGGAAGACCGCCACGCATTGCGCCGCGACACCTTGGTCACCGCCGGTGTCCAACTGCTCGGCAGTGAGGGCGGGCCCGCGCTCACGGTGCGCGCCGTCTGCCGTCAGGCGAATCTGACCGAGCGGTACTTCTACGAGAGCTTCACCGATCGCGAGCACTTCGTTCGTGCGGTCTACGACGACGTCTGCACCCGGGCGATGGCGACGCTGACGTCGGCCAAGACGGCGCGCGAGGCCGTCGAACAGTTCGTGGCGCTGATGGTCGACGACCCGGTACGCGGGCGCGTGCTGTTGCTGGCGCCGGCGGTCGAACCAGTGCTGACCCGCTCCGGTGCGGAGTGGATGCCCAACTTCATCGACCTGCTCCAGCACAAGCTGTCGCGGATCGTCGACCCGGTGACGCAGAAGCTGGTCGCGACCAGCTTGATCGGCGCACTGACCGCTTTGTTCACCGCTTACCTGAACAACCAGCTGGGCGCCACTCGCCAGCAGTTCATCGACTACTGCGTCGACATGCTGCTGGGGACGGCCGCGACTTACGTCGAACAGGCATCGGCCGACATCACAACAGCGTCGGCGCCGCACGATTAA
- a CDS encoding oxygenase MpaB family protein, which translates to MTQDTSAACPVTSADGLASGVASSAQQVGQSVAAGCPVSGQGYEAPPTPLGPGSLTWKYFGDWRGMLQGPFAGSMQNMHPQLGAAVKDHSTFLREPLPRVMRSLYPIGGVVFDGDRAPTTGAEVRDYHVDIKGVDDQGRRYHALNPDVFYWAHSTFFVGTLHVAEWFGGGLTEGEKRQLFDEHVQWYRMYGMSMRPVPKSWEEFQDYWDHMCRNVLEDNFATRVVLDLTRYDKPPIAPWLPDWLWSGLTKLTAPFFLWLTVGLYHPAVRERLGYRWSRRDEWLHRRFGNLVRVVFTLVPPRYRKHPRARAGLDRASGRIPAHAPLPQTPARNLPPLDERGDPKHYCPVV; encoded by the coding sequence GTGACTCAAGATACTTCTGCGGCCTGTCCGGTGACCAGCGCCGACGGCCTTGCTTCCGGCGTGGCCTCCAGCGCGCAGCAGGTGGGCCAGAGCGTGGCCGCCGGGTGTCCGGTCTCGGGGCAAGGCTACGAGGCGCCGCCGACACCGCTCGGGCCCGGTTCGTTGACCTGGAAATACTTCGGCGACTGGCGAGGCATGCTGCAGGGGCCCTTCGCGGGTTCAATGCAGAACATGCACCCTCAGTTGGGTGCCGCGGTCAAAGACCATTCGACCTTTCTGCGGGAGCCGTTGCCGCGGGTGATGCGGTCGCTGTACCCGATCGGAGGGGTGGTCTTCGATGGTGACCGCGCGCCGACCACGGGCGCCGAGGTGCGCGACTATCACGTCGACATCAAGGGCGTCGATGACCAGGGTCGGCGCTACCACGCGCTGAACCCCGACGTTTTCTACTGGGCGCACTCGACCTTCTTCGTCGGCACGCTGCATGTGGCCGAATGGTTCGGTGGCGGCCTGACCGAAGGGGAGAAGCGGCAGCTGTTCGACGAACACGTCCAGTGGTACCGGATGTACGGCATGAGCATGCGGCCGGTGCCGAAGTCTTGGGAAGAATTCCAGGACTACTGGGATCACATGTGCCGCAACGTGTTGGAGGACAACTTTGCAACCCGGGTGGTCCTGGATCTGACGAGGTACGACAAGCCGCCGATTGCGCCGTGGCTACCGGACTGGCTGTGGTCGGGCCTGACCAAGCTGACCGCGCCGTTCTTTCTGTGGCTGACCGTCGGCCTGTATCACCCGGCCGTACGTGAACGGTTGGGCTACCGGTGGTCGCGCCGCGATGAGTGGCTGCACCGGCGCTTCGGCAACCTGGTGCGGGTGGTCTTCACGCTCGTACCGCCCAGATACCGCAAGCACCCCCGGGCTCGGGCCGGTCTCGACCGTGCATCCGGCCGCATCCCGGCCCACGCGCCGCTGCCGCAGACGCCCGCGCGCAACCTGCCTCCGCTGGATGAGCGCGGGGATCCGAAGCATTACTGCCCGGTGGTGTGA
- a CDS encoding helix-turn-helix domain-containing protein, which yields MSAKLDYQWHLRKVMAERGMFATTDLIVPLHERGIVLSSSQVYRLVVDRPERLSLKVLMALLDILDCALDDLIEPVAPATAGTSRKKAAGAEVGIGSLRPKRARVRGAELP from the coding sequence ATGTCGGCCAAGCTCGATTATCAATGGCACTTGCGCAAGGTCATGGCTGAGCGCGGAATGTTCGCCACCACCGACCTGATCGTCCCGCTGCACGAGCGTGGCATCGTTTTGTCCTCGAGCCAGGTCTACCGGCTGGTCGTCGATCGTCCCGAACGGCTGAGCCTGAAGGTTCTGATGGCGCTGCTCGATATCCTGGACTGCGCCTTGGATGACCTGATCGAGCCGGTTGCGCCCGCTACGGCCGGAACATCGCGGAAGAAAGCCGCGGGAGCTGAAGTCGGCATCGGGAGTTTGCGGCCCAAGCGGGCACGCGTTCGCGGCGCCGAGCTGCCGTGA
- a CDS encoding acyl-ACP desaturase yields the protein MSGELTNLQLLQELEPMVEKYLNRHESMHKDWNPHDFIPWSDGKNFYALGGQDWEPGQSKLSDIAQVAMVQNLMTEDNLPSYHREITMNFGLDGAWGQWVNRWTAEENRHGIALRDYLVVTRAVDPYELEKLRMEVVNRGFSPGQNHQVRDDLFAESLFDSVIYVTFQELATRISHRNTGKACDEPIADQMLAKISADENLHMIFYRDVSEAGFEIAPNQAMKSLHKILRNFQMPGYQVPEFRRKAVLIAVGGVYDPRIHLDDVVLPVLKKWRIFEREDFTGEAAALRDDLGVLIKELEASCDKFEVSRQRQLDRELRTGKKTTAFELHETAGKLTLSGR from the coding sequence ATGTCAGGCGAGCTGACCAATCTGCAGCTGCTACAGGAACTCGAGCCGATGGTCGAGAAATACCTGAACCGGCACGAGAGCATGCATAAAGACTGGAACCCGCACGACTTCATCCCGTGGTCGGACGGGAAGAACTTCTATGCCCTCGGTGGACAGGATTGGGAACCCGGACAGTCCAAGCTGTCCGACATCGCTCAGGTTGCGATGGTGCAGAACCTGATGACCGAAGACAACCTGCCGTCATACCACCGCGAGATCACCATGAACTTCGGCCTGGACGGCGCCTGGGGCCAGTGGGTCAACCGGTGGACCGCCGAAGAGAACCGGCACGGGATCGCGCTGCGCGACTATCTGGTGGTGACCCGCGCGGTCGACCCCTACGAGCTGGAAAAGCTGCGCATGGAGGTGGTGAACCGGGGTTTCAGCCCAGGCCAGAACCACCAGGTTCGCGATGACCTGTTCGCCGAGAGCCTGTTCGACTCGGTCATCTACGTCACCTTCCAGGAGTTGGCCACTCGGATTTCGCACCGCAACACCGGCAAGGCCTGCGACGAGCCGATCGCCGACCAAATGCTGGCCAAGATCTCGGCCGACGAGAACCTGCACATGATCTTCTACCGCGATGTCAGCGAAGCCGGGTTCGAGATTGCGCCCAACCAGGCGATGAAGTCGCTGCACAAGATCCTGCGCAACTTCCAGATGCCCGGGTACCAGGTGCCCGAGTTCCGCCGCAAAGCGGTGCTCATCGCCGTCGGCGGCGTCTACGACCCGCGGATCCACCTCGACGACGTCGTACTGCCGGTGCTGAAGAAGTGGCGCATTTTCGAGCGCGAGGACTTCACCGGCGAAGCCGCCGCGCTTCGCGACGACCTGGGAGTGCTGATCAAGGAACTGGAAGCGTCCTGCGACAAGTTCGAGGTGTCCAGGCAGCGCCAACTCGACCGTGAACTGCGCACCGGCAAGAAGACCACCGCGTTCGAACTGCACGAGACCGCGGGCAAGCTGACGCTGAGCGGGCGGTAG
- the dusB gene encoding tRNA dihydrouridine synthase DusB: MRIGTIELASPVVLAPMAGVTNVAFRSLCRELEQSKVGTVSGLYVCEMVTARALVERHPVTMHMTTFAPAESPRSLQLYTVDPDTTFAAARMIADEGLADHIDMNFGCPVPKVTKRGGGAALPYKRRLFGQIVSAAVRATAGTDIPVTVKFRIGIDDDHHTHLDAGRIAESEGAAAVALHARTAAQRYSGTADWDQIALLKQQVGTIPVLGNGDIYDASDALAMMAATGCDGVVIGRGCLGRPWLFAELSAAFTGRPAPTPPRLGEVADIIRRHGALLAAHFGEDKGMRDIRKHVAWYLHGFPAGSDLRRALALVKTLDELDGLLNQLDGDIPFPEAGNGPRGRQGSPARVSLPDGWLSDPDDCRVPEGADVMHSGG, encoded by the coding sequence TTGCGCATCGGCACCATCGAGCTGGCCAGCCCCGTCGTGCTGGCGCCCATGGCCGGTGTGACGAACGTCGCATTCCGGTCGCTGTGCCGTGAACTGGAGCAGTCGAAGGTAGGCACGGTCAGCGGACTGTACGTCTGTGAGATGGTGACCGCGCGGGCACTCGTCGAGCGCCACCCGGTCACCATGCACATGACAACGTTCGCCCCAGCCGAATCGCCACGGTCGCTGCAGCTCTACACGGTGGATCCAGACACCACCTTCGCCGCGGCCAGGATGATCGCCGACGAGGGGCTGGCCGACCACATCGACATGAACTTCGGCTGCCCGGTGCCCAAGGTGACCAAGCGCGGTGGCGGAGCGGCACTGCCCTACAAGCGGCGGCTGTTCGGCCAGATCGTCTCCGCCGCGGTGCGTGCCACCGCCGGCACCGACATTCCGGTGACCGTCAAGTTCCGCATCGGCATCGACGACGACCACCACACTCACCTGGACGCCGGACGCATTGCCGAGTCCGAGGGCGCCGCGGCCGTCGCACTGCACGCCCGCACGGCCGCACAGCGGTATTCCGGCACCGCAGATTGGGATCAGATCGCCCTGCTCAAACAGCAGGTGGGCACCATTCCGGTGCTGGGCAACGGAGATATCTACGACGCCAGCGACGCCCTGGCCATGATGGCGGCCACCGGATGCGACGGCGTGGTCATCGGCCGCGGCTGCCTGGGCCGGCCCTGGCTGTTCGCCGAGTTGTCGGCCGCGTTCACCGGCAGGCCGGCGCCCACGCCGCCGCGCCTGGGTGAGGTCGCCGACATCATCCGACGGCACGGCGCATTGCTGGCAGCCCATTTCGGCGAAGACAAAGGAATGCGTGACATCCGCAAGCACGTCGCCTGGTACCTGCACGGCTTCCCCGCCGGATCCGATCTCCGGCGCGCGTTGGCGCTGGTCAAGACGCTCGACGAACTCGACGGGCTGCTCAACCAGCTCGACGGCGACATTCCGTTTCCGGAAGCCGGCAACGGCCCTCGCGGCCGCCAGGGCTCGCCGGCCCGGGTGTCGCTGCCCGACGGCTGGCTCAGCGACCCCGACGACTGTCGCGTGCCAGAAGGCGCCGACGTCATGCACTCAGGCGGCTGA
- the phoU gene encoding phosphate signaling complex protein PhoU, producing the protein MRTAYHEQLADLSERLGEMCGLAGIAMERATQALLQADLVLAEQVITDHERISALSTQAEESAFVLLALQAPVAGDLRSIVSAIQIVADIDRMGALALHVAKIARRRHPQHALPEEVNGYFAEMGSIAVELGNSAQEVLLSRDPEKAARIREEDDAMDDLHRHLFSVLMDREWKHGVAAAVDVTLLGRFYERFADHAVEVARRVIFQATGKFPEGEPSPTSH; encoded by the coding sequence ATGAGAACCGCCTACCATGAGCAGCTCGCGGATTTGTCCGAGCGACTGGGCGAAATGTGCGGGCTGGCCGGGATTGCAATGGAGCGGGCTACCCAAGCCCTGTTGCAGGCCGATCTGGTGCTGGCCGAGCAAGTCATCACCGACCACGAACGAATTTCGGCCCTCAGCACCCAGGCCGAGGAAAGCGCCTTCGTCCTACTGGCTCTACAGGCGCCGGTAGCCGGCGACCTGAGGTCGATCGTCAGCGCAATTCAGATCGTCGCCGACATCGACCGGATGGGCGCGTTGGCTCTGCACGTCGCCAAGATCGCCCGCCGCCGACACCCGCAGCACGCCCTGCCCGAAGAGGTCAACGGCTACTTTGCCGAAATGGGAAGCATCGCAGTCGAATTAGGCAACAGCGCGCAAGAGGTGCTGTTGTCCCGAGACCCGGAAAAGGCCGCGCGGATCCGCGAAGAAGACGACGCGATGGACGACCTGCACCGGCATCTGTTCAGCGTGTTAATGGACCGGGAGTGGAAGCACGGCGTGGCCGCGGCCGTCGACGTCACGCTGCTGGGACGCTTCTACGAACGCTTCGCCGACCACGCCGTCGAGGTGGCGCGCCGGGTGATCTTCCAGGCGACCGGCAAATTCCCCGAGGGCGAGCCGAGCCCCACCTCGCATTAG
- a CDS encoding nucleoside deaminase: MTDFAQRTIDLARQNVADGGRPFATVIVKDGRVLAESANMVAQTNDPTAHAEILAIRAACTTLGTEHLVGTTIYVLAHPCPMCLGSLYYCSPDEVVFLTSRDAYEPHYVDDRKYFELATFYDEFAKDWHARRLPMRAETRPDIRTAAVDVYRFWQDRNGGRRQATVVPRG, encoded by the coding sequence GTGACCGACTTCGCACAGCGGACCATCGACCTTGCCCGTCAGAACGTCGCGGACGGGGGTCGGCCCTTCGCGACGGTCATCGTCAAGGACGGCCGGGTGCTCGCCGAAAGCGCCAACATGGTGGCACAGACAAACGACCCGACGGCACACGCTGAGATCCTCGCGATTCGTGCGGCATGCACCACGCTCGGCACCGAGCATCTAGTCGGTACGACCATCTACGTGCTCGCGCATCCCTGCCCGATGTGCCTGGGGTCGCTGTACTACTGCTCACCCGACGAAGTCGTGTTCCTGACCTCGCGGGATGCCTACGAACCGCACTACGTCGACGACCGCAAGTACTTCGAACTCGCCACGTTCTACGACGAATTCGCCAAGGACTGGCACGCGCGTCGCCTCCCGATGCGCGCGGAAACCCGCCCTGACATCAGGACCGCAGCTGTGGACGTCTACCGGTTCTGGCAGGACCGCAACGGCGGACGACGCCAGGCGACCGTCGTTCCGCGCGGCTGA
- a CDS encoding tyrosine-type recombinase/integrase: MVEAMLRGWRAQQTARGLQEETVTPRERLVRRFVEFTNEYPWHWLPGHVDEWTQSLTAEAHLAPSTIRGYQTELRLFTEYLCDARYGWVALCEKQFGPGKHPVPICHEWNTIAHLNDYEGRPEARAFTRAEIQRFLDYADDQVERAVRVKRKGALAAYRDATIFKVIYGWGLRRTETAKLDLVDFGRNPRAPQFGRYGMLNVRYGKAKRGQPPRRRNVLSVMDWAVEAVADYVENARPKFGCEDHPALWVTERGGRIKSVEINARFVAYRDALKLPKALVLHSIRHSYVTHLTEDGVDRRFIQSQVGHECDSSTAIYTHVSTDYMNTMLQRALAPALDAGVPADKDS; encoded by the coding sequence ATGGTGGAGGCGATGTTGCGTGGCTGGCGGGCCCAGCAGACCGCGCGCGGGCTGCAGGAAGAGACCGTCACGCCACGCGAGCGGCTGGTGCGCCGGTTCGTCGAATTCACCAACGAGTATCCGTGGCACTGGCTGCCCGGCCACGTCGACGAGTGGACCCAATCGTTGACAGCTGAGGCGCATCTGGCGCCGTCGACGATCCGCGGCTACCAGACCGAACTGCGGTTGTTCACAGAGTATCTCTGCGACGCCCGTTACGGGTGGGTTGCCTTGTGCGAGAAACAGTTCGGGCCGGGGAAACATCCTGTGCCGATCTGCCACGAGTGGAATACGATCGCGCACCTCAACGATTATGAGGGCCGCCCGGAGGCCCGGGCGTTCACGCGTGCGGAGATCCAGCGGTTCCTCGACTACGCCGACGATCAGGTCGAGCGCGCTGTGCGGGTGAAACGCAAAGGGGCCCTTGCTGCCTATCGCGACGCGACAATCTTCAAAGTCATCTACGGCTGGGGTTTGCGGCGCACGGAAACTGCGAAGCTTGACCTGGTTGATTTCGGTCGGAATCCCAGGGCTCCGCAGTTCGGGCGCTACGGGATGCTCAACGTCCGTTACGGCAAGGCCAAGAGGGGCCAGCCACCGCGGCGTCGGAATGTGTTGTCGGTGATGGATTGGGCGGTGGAGGCGGTCGCGGACTACGTCGAGAATGCCCGGCCGAAGTTCGGCTGTGAGGACCACCCGGCCCTGTGGGTGACCGAGCGGGGTGGGCGGATCAAGTCCGTGGAGATCAACGCTCGGTTCGTGGCCTACCGTGACGCGTTGAAGTTGCCGAAAGCGCTTGTGCTGCATTCAATTCGCCACTCGTACGTCACACATCTCACCGAGGATGGTGTCGACCGGCGATTTATTCAATCCCAGGTTGGGCACGAATGCGACAGCTCGACGGCGATCTACACCCACGTCAGCACCGACTACATGAACACGATGCTGCAACGAGCGCTCGCGCCCGCGCTCGATGCGGGCGTCCCGGCAGACAAGGACAGCTGA